In the Paralichthys olivaceus isolate ysfri-2021 chromosome 15, ASM2471397v2, whole genome shotgun sequence genome, one interval contains:
- the LOC109635826 gene encoding cullin-5 isoform X2 codes for MATSHLLKNKGSLQFEDKWDQMRPIVLKLLRQESVTKQQWFDLFSDVHAVCLWDDKGPAKIHQALKEDILDFIKQAQARVLSHQDDTALLKAYIVEWRKFFTQCDILPKPFCQLEITLMGKQGSNKKSNVEDSIVRKLMLDTWNESIFSNIKNRLQDSAMKLVHAERLGEAFDSQLVIGVRESYVNLCSNPDDKLQIYRDNFEKAYMDSTERFYRTQAPAYLQQNGVQNYMKYADSKLREEEKRALRYLETRRDCNSVQALMECCVNALVTSFKETILAECPGMIKRNETEKLHLMFSLMDKVPNGIEPMLKDLEEHIMSAGLADMVASAETITSDSEKYVEQLLTLFNRFSRLVKEAFQDDPRFLTARDKAYKAVVNDATIFKLELPLKQKGVGLKTQPESKCPELLANYCDMLLRKTPLSKKLTSEEIEAKLKEVLLVLKYVQNKDVFMRYHKAHLTRRLILDISADSEIEENMVEWLREVGMPADYVNKLARMFQDIKVSEDLNQSFKEMHKHNKLALPADSVNIKILNAGAWSRSSEKVFVSLPTELEDLIPEVEDFYKKNHSGRKLHWHHLMSNGIITFKNEVGQYDLEVTTFQLAVLFAWNQRPRERISFENLKLATELPDAELRRTLWSLVAFPKLKRQVLSYDPVVSSPKDFAEGTLFYVNQEFSLIKNSKVQKRGKINLIGRLQLTTERMREEENEGIVQLRILRTQEAIIQIMKMRKRINNAQLQTELVEILKNMFLPQKKMIKEQIEWLIDHKYIKRDETDINTFIYMA; via the exons CGGGTGTTGAGTCATCAGGACGACACAGCGTTACTCAAGGCCTACATAGTGGAATGGAGGAAGTTCTTCACACAGTGCGACATCTTGCCCAAACCGTTCTGCCAGCTGGAGATCACTCTGATGGGGAAGCAAGGGAGCAACAAGAAGTCTAACGTGGAGGACAGCATCGTCCGCAAG CTGATGCTGGACACGTGGAACGAGTCAATTTTCTCCAACATTAAAAACAGGCTACAAGACAGTGCTATGAAACTCGTCCACGCTGAGAGACTGGGAGAGGCCTTTGACTCCCAGCTGGTCATCGGAGTGCGGGAGTCCTACG TGAATCTTTGCTCCAACCCTGACGACAAGCTGCAGATCTACAGGGACAACTTTGAGAAGGCGTACATGGATTCTACCGAGCGTTTCTACAGAACACAGGCCCCCGCTTACCTCCAGCAAAATGGCGTCCAAAACTACATGAAATAT GCTGATTCAAAgctgagggaagaggagaaacgTGCACTGCGATACCTGGAGACGAGACGTGACTGTAACTCTGTACAAGCA TTAATGGAATGTTGTGTCAACGCGCTAGTAACGTCGTTCAAGGAGACCATCTTAGCCGAGTGTCCAGGCATGATCAAACGAAATGAAACAGAGA agtTACATCTGATGTTCTCTCTGATGGACAAAGTGCCCAACGGGATCGAACCCATGCTGAAGGACCTGGAGGAGCACATCATGAGCGCTGGCCTGGCGGATATGGTGGCCTCAGCAGAGACAATCACCTCT GACTCAGAGAAATACGTGGAGCAGCTGCTCACCTTGTTCAATCGTTTCAGTCGACTAGTGAAAGAAGCGTTTCAGGACGACCCACGCTTCctcacagccagagacaaa GCATACAAAGCTGTTGTGAACGACGCCACTATATTTAAGTTAGAACTTCCTTTGAAACAGAAAGG GGTAGGTCTGAAAACTCAACCAGAGTCAAAATGTCCAGAGCTGCTGGCCAACTACTGTGACATGCTCCTGAGGAAGACCCCGCTGAGCAAGAAGCTCACGTCTGAAGAGATAGAAGCCAAGCTCAAGGAAGTG CTGTTGGTGTTGAAGTACGTCCAGAACAAAGATGTGTTCATGCGCTACCACAAAGCCCACCTGACCCGACGTCTCATCCTGGACATCTCAGCGGACAGCGAGATAGAGGAGAACATGGTGGAGTGGCTCAGG GAAGTAGGAATGCCTGCTGACTATGTCAACAAGCTCGCCAGAATGTTTCAAGACATCAAGGTGTCGGAAGACCTCAACCAATCGTTCAAAGAAATGCACAAACATAATAAACTGGCTTTACCAG CGGACTCTGTCAACATAAAGATCCTAAATGCTGGAGCCTGGTCGAGGAGCAGCGAGAAGGTTTTTGTGTCTCTTCCTACAGAGCTGGAGGATTTGATACCAGAGGTAGAAGATTTCTATAAGAAGAACcacagtgggaggaagctgcACTGGCATCACCTCATGTCCAACGGCATC ATAACATTTAAGAACGAGGTGGGTCAGTATGATCTGGAGGTGACCACCTTTCAGCTGGCCGTGCTGTTTGCCTGGAACCAGAGGCCCAGGGAGAGGATCAGCTTTGAAAACCTGAAGTTAGCCACTGAGCTGCCGGACGCAGAGCTGCGACGCACTCTCTgg TCTCTGGTGGCGTTTCCCAAACTGAAGCGCCAGGTGTTGTCGTACGACCCAGTGGTGTCATCCCCCAAAGACTTTGCAGAAGGAACATTATTCTACGTCAACCAGGAGTTTTCTCTCAT aaaaaactCAAAGGTTCAGAAAAGGGGGAAGATTAACCTGATTGGTCGGCTGCAGCTCACCACCGAGCgaatgagggaggaggagaacgaGGGCATCGTCCAGCTCAGGATACTAAGAACACAG GAGGCCATAATCCAGATCATGAAGATGAGGAAGCGCATCAACAACGCCCAGCTGCAGACGGAGCTGGTGGAGATCCTAAAGAACATGTTTTTACCACAGAAGAAGATGATCAAGGAGCAGATCGAGTGGCTGATCGATCACAAGTACATAAAGAGGGATGAGACCGATATAAACACCTTCATCTACATGGCCTAG
- the LOC109635826 gene encoding cullin-5 isoform X1 encodes MATSHLLKNKGSLQFEDKWDQMRPIVLKLLRQESVTKQQWFDLFSDVHAVCLWDDKGPAKIHQALKEDILDFIKQAQARVLSHQDDTALLKAYIVEWRKFFTQCDILPKPFCQLEITLMGKQGSNKKSNVEDSIVRKLMLDTWNESIFSNIKNRLQDSAMKLVHAERLGEAFDSQLVIGVRESYVNLCSNPDDKLQIYRDNFEKAYMDSTERFYRTQAPAYLQQNGVQNYMKYADSKLREEEKRALRYLETRRDCNSVQALMECCVNALVTSFKETILAECPGMIKRNETESEYGRTAPTKGSASSELHLMFSLMDKVPNGIEPMLKDLEEHIMSAGLADMVASAETITSDSEKYVEQLLTLFNRFSRLVKEAFQDDPRFLTARDKAYKAVVNDATIFKLELPLKQKGVGLKTQPESKCPELLANYCDMLLRKTPLSKKLTSEEIEAKLKEVLLVLKYVQNKDVFMRYHKAHLTRRLILDISADSEIEENMVEWLREVGMPADYVNKLARMFQDIKVSEDLNQSFKEMHKHNKLALPADSVNIKILNAGAWSRSSEKVFVSLPTELEDLIPEVEDFYKKNHSGRKLHWHHLMSNGIITFKNEVGQYDLEVTTFQLAVLFAWNQRPRERISFENLKLATELPDAELRRTLWSLVAFPKLKRQVLSYDPVVSSPKDFAEGTLFYVNQEFSLIKNSKVQKRGKINLIGRLQLTTERMREEENEGIVQLRILRTQEAIIQIMKMRKRINNAQLQTELVEILKNMFLPQKKMIKEQIEWLIDHKYIKRDETDINTFIYMA; translated from the exons CGGGTGTTGAGTCATCAGGACGACACAGCGTTACTCAAGGCCTACATAGTGGAATGGAGGAAGTTCTTCACACAGTGCGACATCTTGCCCAAACCGTTCTGCCAGCTGGAGATCACTCTGATGGGGAAGCAAGGGAGCAACAAGAAGTCTAACGTGGAGGACAGCATCGTCCGCAAG CTGATGCTGGACACGTGGAACGAGTCAATTTTCTCCAACATTAAAAACAGGCTACAAGACAGTGCTATGAAACTCGTCCACGCTGAGAGACTGGGAGAGGCCTTTGACTCCCAGCTGGTCATCGGAGTGCGGGAGTCCTACG TGAATCTTTGCTCCAACCCTGACGACAAGCTGCAGATCTACAGGGACAACTTTGAGAAGGCGTACATGGATTCTACCGAGCGTTTCTACAGAACACAGGCCCCCGCTTACCTCCAGCAAAATGGCGTCCAAAACTACATGAAATAT GCTGATTCAAAgctgagggaagaggagaaacgTGCACTGCGATACCTGGAGACGAGACGTGACTGTAACTCTGTACAAGCA TTAATGGAATGTTGTGTCAACGCGCTAGTAACGTCGTTCAAGGAGACCATCTTAGCCGAGTGTCCAGGCATGATCAAACGAAATGAAACAGAGAGTGAGTACGGCAGGACTGCTCCCACCAAAGGCTCAGCCAGCTCAG agtTACATCTGATGTTCTCTCTGATGGACAAAGTGCCCAACGGGATCGAACCCATGCTGAAGGACCTGGAGGAGCACATCATGAGCGCTGGCCTGGCGGATATGGTGGCCTCAGCAGAGACAATCACCTCT GACTCAGAGAAATACGTGGAGCAGCTGCTCACCTTGTTCAATCGTTTCAGTCGACTAGTGAAAGAAGCGTTTCAGGACGACCCACGCTTCctcacagccagagacaaa GCATACAAAGCTGTTGTGAACGACGCCACTATATTTAAGTTAGAACTTCCTTTGAAACAGAAAGG GGTAGGTCTGAAAACTCAACCAGAGTCAAAATGTCCAGAGCTGCTGGCCAACTACTGTGACATGCTCCTGAGGAAGACCCCGCTGAGCAAGAAGCTCACGTCTGAAGAGATAGAAGCCAAGCTCAAGGAAGTG CTGTTGGTGTTGAAGTACGTCCAGAACAAAGATGTGTTCATGCGCTACCACAAAGCCCACCTGACCCGACGTCTCATCCTGGACATCTCAGCGGACAGCGAGATAGAGGAGAACATGGTGGAGTGGCTCAGG GAAGTAGGAATGCCTGCTGACTATGTCAACAAGCTCGCCAGAATGTTTCAAGACATCAAGGTGTCGGAAGACCTCAACCAATCGTTCAAAGAAATGCACAAACATAATAAACTGGCTTTACCAG CGGACTCTGTCAACATAAAGATCCTAAATGCTGGAGCCTGGTCGAGGAGCAGCGAGAAGGTTTTTGTGTCTCTTCCTACAGAGCTGGAGGATTTGATACCAGAGGTAGAAGATTTCTATAAGAAGAACcacagtgggaggaagctgcACTGGCATCACCTCATGTCCAACGGCATC ATAACATTTAAGAACGAGGTGGGTCAGTATGATCTGGAGGTGACCACCTTTCAGCTGGCCGTGCTGTTTGCCTGGAACCAGAGGCCCAGGGAGAGGATCAGCTTTGAAAACCTGAAGTTAGCCACTGAGCTGCCGGACGCAGAGCTGCGACGCACTCTCTgg TCTCTGGTGGCGTTTCCCAAACTGAAGCGCCAGGTGTTGTCGTACGACCCAGTGGTGTCATCCCCCAAAGACTTTGCAGAAGGAACATTATTCTACGTCAACCAGGAGTTTTCTCTCAT aaaaaactCAAAGGTTCAGAAAAGGGGGAAGATTAACCTGATTGGTCGGCTGCAGCTCACCACCGAGCgaatgagggaggaggagaacgaGGGCATCGTCCAGCTCAGGATACTAAGAACACAG GAGGCCATAATCCAGATCATGAAGATGAGGAAGCGCATCAACAACGCCCAGCTGCAGACGGAGCTGGTGGAGATCCTAAAGAACATGTTTTTACCACAGAAGAAGATGATCAAGGAGCAGATCGAGTGGCTGATCGATCACAAGTACATAAAGAGGGATGAGACCGATATAAACACCTTCATCTACATGGCCTAG